A window from Telopea speciosissima isolate NSW1024214 ecotype Mountain lineage chromosome 8, Tspe_v1, whole genome shotgun sequence encodes these proteins:
- the LOC122670772 gene encoding cytochrome P450 734A1-like, which yields MEELLDWYWLLVLSLLPLTVLLKVMCLFWWRPRRIEEHFAKQGLKGPPYRFYIGNVKELMDLMLKASSQPMPLSHNIVPRVLSFYHHWKNIYGATFLVWFGPTARLTVSDPDLIREIFAFKSEFYEKNDSHPLIKQLEGDGLLSLKGAKWAHHRKIIQPTFYMENLKLLIPVMGKKVEEMLEKWSAMLDGHSHVEIEVSDWFQTLTEEVITRTAFGSNYEEGKSIFGLQAQQMVYVAEALQKVFIPGYRFIPTKKNRSSWILDREIKKSLVKLIQRRRDESETAEGCQNHKDLMGLMLKAGAATNKVHRRSSLPDSGCSPASKSESSITVRDIVEECKSFFIAGKQTTSNLLTWTTVLLAMHPEWQQKAREEVLRVCGSRDSPSKDAIPKLKTLSMVVNETLRLYPPAIATIRRAKTDVELGGYKIPRGTELLVPIIAVHHEPALWGHDATEFNPGRFSEGVVRAANHPMAFIPFGHGDRTCIGQNLAMLQAKLAISSILQRFSFRLAPSYQHAPTVLMLLYPQYGAPILFRHLPASETTIPQNQGS from the exons ATGGAAGAGCTCTTGGACTGGTATTGGCTTCTGGTTCTATCGCTCTTACCGTTAACTGTACTGTTGAAGGTGATGTGTTTGTTTTGGTGGAGACCCAGAAGGATCGAAGAGCATTTCGCAAAGCAAGGATTAAAAGGCCCTCCTTATCGTTTCTACATAGGCAACGTTAAGGAGCTCATGGATTTGATGTTAAAGGCATCGTCACAACCTATGCCTCTTTCTCATAACATAGTCCCTAGGGTTCTCTCCTTCTATCACCACTGGAAAAATATCTATG GTGCAACCTTTCTGGTATGGTTCGGACCCACGGCTCGATTGACAGTATCGGACCCGGACCTCATAAGAGAGATTTTCGCCTTCAAGTCGGAATTCTACGAGAAGAACGACTCTCACCCACTCATCAAACAGCTTGAAGGTGATGGCCTCTTGAGCCTCAAAGGTGCCAAATGGGCTCACCACAGAAAAATCATCCAACCCACGTTTTACATGGAAAATCTCAAA CTGTTGATACCCGTGAtggggaagaaggtggaagagaTGCTGGAAAAGTGGTCGGCAATGTTGGACGGCCACAGCCATGTAGAGATTGAAGTGTCGGACTGGTTTCAGACCTTAACGGAGGAGGTCATTACTCGTACGGCCTTCGGCAGCAACTACGAAGAAGGAAAGTCCATATTCGGATTGCAAGCACAGCAGATGGTTTATGTCGCCGAGGCTCTCCAGAAGGTCTTCATTCCTGGATACAG ATTCATTCCGACGAAGAAGAACAGGAGTTCTTGGATTTTGGACAGAGAGATCAAGAAGTCACTTGTGAAGCTCATCCAACGGCGGAGAGATGAGAGTGAGACGGCCGAGGGATGCCAAAACCATAAGGACTTGATGGGGCTGATGCTCAAAGCCGGAGCTGCTACTAATAAGGTGCATCGTAGATCATCGTTACCGGATTCTGGTTGTTCCCCGGCGTCAAAGTCGGAGTCATCAATCACGGTGAGGGATATAGTGGAGGAGTGTAAGAGCTTCTTCATCGCCGGGAAACAGACGACCTCCAATTTACTGACGTGGACCACGGTTTTGTTGGCAATGCACCCAGAGTGGCAGCAGAAGGCACGTGAAGAGGTTCTCAGGGTGTGTGGCTCACGTGACTCCCCTTCCAAGGACGCCATCCCCAAACTTAAAACG CTGAGCATGGTTGTAAATGAAACGCTACGATTGTACCCACCAGCCATCGCGACGATTAGACGGGCAAAGACTGACGTGGAGCTTGGAGGATACAAAATTCCACGTGGGACTGAACTACTGGTGCCAATCATAGCCGTTCATCATGAACCCGCATTGTGGGGCCATGATGCAACAGAATTTAACCCAGGTCGATTCTCCGAAGGTGTTGTCCGAGCCGCCAATCATCCAATGGCGTTCATACCATTCGGCCATGGGGACCGCACATGCATCGGACAAAACTTGGCGATGCTACAGGCAAAATTAGCAATTTCCAGCATACTGCAACGCTTCTCTTTCCGTCTTGCACCCAGCTATCAACATGCACCAACGGTGCTGATGCTCCTATACCCACAATATGGTGCACCAATCCTCTTCCGACACTTGCCAGCATCTGAAACCACCATCCCGCAAAATCAAGGATCCTGA